A window of Pseudomonas alcaliphila JAB1 genomic DNA:
CTGCTTCGGCGCACGCGCGGTGGACTTGTCGTGCGGCACCTGGAACAGCGCCAGCATCGGCTCTTCCTGACGCACCTCGGCCTGTGGCAGGCTGCCACTGACGGCCTTGTAGCCGGTATCGGCAGCCGCCTTGGCGCCCGCCTCAAAGCCATTGGCAAGCACGTCGCCGAGGGCGAACACGCCATTCACCGCACCGGCGTCGATGCGCTGCTGGATGCCGTTGCCCGGCCCCGGCACGAAACCGAGGATGTCCTCGCGCCATTCGGGGCGACCACCCAGGTGCGACGCCAGGTGCACCACCGGGCTGTAGCCACCGGAGCTGACGATCAGGTCGCAGTCGAGCACTTCACCAGGGCTGGTGACCTTGTGTGCCTTGGCATCGATGGCGCAGATACGCGCACCGGTCACGCGCTTGCTGCCACGTGCCTCGACCACTGCGCTGCCGGTGAGGATGCGCACGCCACGCGCACGCGCTTCCTCGACCCAGCTGCCGCGCGGGTTGCTGCGGGCATCGGCGACAGCCACCACCTTGCGCCCGGCATCGAGCCAGTCGAGCACCACGCGGTAGGCATAATCGTTGTTGGTCGACAGCACCAGTTCCTGCCCAGGCGCCACGCCGTAACGACGCACGTAGGTGGACACGGCGCCGGCCAGCATGTTGCCGGGCACATCGTTATTGGCGTACACCAGCGGCCGCTCATGGGCGCCGCTGGCCAATACCACGCGCTTGGCGCGGACGCGGTGCATACGCTGGCGAGCCTGGCCCATCGGCGCTGTTTCACCGAGGTGATCGGTCAGGCGCTGGTGGATGGTGAGGAAGTTGTGGTCGTGGTAGCCGTTGACCGTGGCGCGTGGCAGCAGGGTCACTTCCGGCATTTTCTGCAGCTCGGCGATGGCCTGCGCCACCCAGTCGGCGGCGGGCTTGCCGTCGAGGGTTTCGCGAGTGTCGAGCAGGCTGCCGCCGAACTCTTCCTGCTCATCGGCAAGAATCACCCGCGCGCCGCTACGGCCAGCCGCCAGCGCGGCGGCGAGACCGGCAGGGCCGGCGCCGACGATCAGCACGTCGCAGTGCTGGTTGAGCTGGTCGTAGATATCCGGGTCGACTTCGGTGGGCGAGCGACCCAGGCCTGCGGCCTTGCGGATGTACTTCTCGTAGGTCATCCACAGGTTCTGCGGATACATGAAGGTCTTGTAGTAGAAACCGGGCGGCATCATGCCGCCGCCGACCTTGCCGAGGATGCCCATCAGGTCGGTGTTGACGCTCGGCCAGCCGTTGGTGCTGTTGGCCACCAGACCGCTGTACAGCGCCTGCTGGGTGGCGCGCACGTTGGGGATCTGCGCCGCCTCGGTGGAGCCGATCTGCAGCACGGCATTGGGCTCTTCACTACCGGCTGCGACGATGCCGCGTGGGCGCGAGTACTTGAAGCTGCGGCCGACGATGTCGACGCCGTTGGCCAGCAGCGCGGCGGCCAGGCTGTCGCCGGCGAAGCCCTGATAGGTCTGGCCATTGAAGGTGAAGCTCAGCGCCTGGCTGCGGTCGATGCGACCGCCCTTGGCAAGACGATTGACCTGACTCATGCCGTTACTCCTTCTGCCACGACTTGCTTGTCGGGGGCCCCGGCTGCGGTGACCGAAGGCTTCTCGCCGACCTTGTAGGTCTCGAGAATCTCGTAGGTCACGGTGTGGCGGGTGACATTGAAATACTTGCGGCAACCGGCCGCATGCACCCACAGCTCGTGGTGGATACCACGCGGGTTGTCGCGGAAGAACATGTACTCGCCCCACTCTGCATCGCTGCAGGCATCGGGATCGAGCGGGCGAGCGATGTGCGCCTGGCCCTTGGCGTGGAATTCCTCTTCGGAGCGCAGTTCGCCACAGTAAGGGCAGAAGATGTGCAGCATGGTGGAGCCTCCGCTTGCTTTACTCCCCTCTCCCGCTTGCGGGAGAGGGGCTGGGGGAGAGGGCTGCTCTATGCACGCCATCCCCCGAGTCAGTTACTGGGAGCTGCAGTGCCGAACTCAGCACCCTCTCCCGCCCTTCGGGCACCCTCTCCCGCAAGCGGGAGAGGGTCATCAGCTTTGCGCTACGCGCGCTTTTAGTGAGCCACGGCAGCGGCGCCGTGCTCGTCGATCAGTGCACCAGTGTGGAAACGATCGATGGAGAACGGCTTGGCCAGCGGGTGCATCTCACCCTTGGCCAGGCTGGCGGCGAATACGTGACCCGAACCCGGCGTGGCCTTGAAGCCACCAGTCCCCCAACCGCAGTTGAAGAACAGGTTGTCCACCGGGGTCTTGGAGATGATCGGGCAGGCATCGGGGCTGGTATCGACGATGCCGCCCCACTGACGGTTCATGCGCACCCGCGAGAGCACCGGGAACATCTCGACGATGGCCTGCAGGGTGTGTTCGATGGTGTGGTAGGAGCCGCGCTGGCCGTAGCCGTTGTAGCCGTCGATACCGGCGCCGATGACCAGGTCGCCCTTGTCCGACTGACTGATGTAACCGTGCACGGCGTTGGACATGATCACGCTGTCGATGATCGGTTTGATCGGCTCGGATACCAGCGCCTGCAGCGGGTGGGATTCCAGCGGCAGGCGGAAGCCAGCGAGCCCCGCAATATGCCCGGAATTACCGGCAGTGACCACACCGACGCGCCTGGCACCGATGAAGCCTTTATTGGTCTCCACACCGATCACCGCACCGTTCTGCTTGCGGAAACCGGTCACCTCGGTGTTCTGGATCAGGTCGACACCCAGGGCATCAGCGGCACGCGCGTAGCCCCAGGCCACGGCGTCATGACGGGCGACGCCACCGCGACGCTGCACGGTGGAGCCCATCACCGGATAACGGGTGTTCTTGCTGCAGTCGAGGTAGGGAATCTCCTCGGCCACCTGCTTGGCATCCAGCAGTTCGCCATCCACGCCATTGAGGCGGTTGGCGCTGACACGACGCTCGGCGTCACGCATGTCCTGCAGGGTGTGACAGAGGTTGTAGACACCACGCTGGGAGAACATGACGTTGTAGTTGATGTCCTGCGACAGCCCTTCCCACAGCTTCATGGCGTGTTCGTAGAGCTGCGCGGACTCATCCCACAGGTAGTTGGAACGCACGATGGTGGTGTTGCGCGCGGTGTTGCCGCCGCCGAGCCAACCTTTCTCGACCACGGCGACGTTCTTCACGCCAAATTCCTTGGCCAGGTAATAGGCCGTGGCCAGGCCGTGGCCGCCACCGCCGACGATGACCACGTCGTACACCGGCTTGGGCGTCGGGTTGCGCCACATGCGCTGCCAGTTCTCATGGTGGCTGAACGAGTGCTTGAACAGGCCGAAGCCGGAATAACGTTGCATGAAGATGCTCCTTGAATCTGTTCTCGAACGCCTAACCTGTAGGAGCCAGCTTGCTGGCGATCCATTAAAACGAGCTCGGCTGGATCGCCAGCAAGCTGGCTCCTACAACAGAGCAGAAGGCTTTAGCGGTATACGGGGTAGTCCGCGCACAGCCCTGCGACCAGCTTGGCCACCTGCGCCTCGACATCGGCATCGCCGAGGTGATCGAGGATGTCGCAGATCCAGCCGGCCAGCGCCTGGCACTGAGCGACCTTGAAGCCACGGGTGGTCACCGCCGGCGTGCCGATACGGATGCCAGAAGTCACGAACGGCGATTGTGGGTCGTTGGGTACGGCGTTCTTGTTCACGGTGATGCCGGCGCGACCGAGGGCGGCGTCGGCTTCCTTGCCGGTCAGGCCCTGCTTGATCAGGCTGAGCAGGAACAGGTGATTGTCGGTGCCGCCGGACACCACCTCGTAACCGCGCTCGATGAACACCTTGGCCATGGCCTGGGCGTTGTCGATGACCTGCTGCTGGTAGGCCTTGAACTCCGGCTCCATGGCTTCCTTGAAGCACACCGCCTTGGCCGCGATCACGTGCATCAGCGGGCCACCCTGGGCGCCCGGAAAGACTGCGGAATTGAGTTTCTTCTCGATCTCTTCGTTGGCCTTGGCCAGGATCAGGCCGCCGCGCGGGCCGCGCAGGGTCTTGTGCGTAGTGGTGGTGACCACGTCGGCAAAGGGAATCGGGTTCGGGTACAGGCCCGCAGCGACCAGGCCCGCCACGTGCGCCATATCGACGAACAGCAGCGCGCCGACCTTGTCGGCGATGGCGCGAAAGCGCGGGAAGTCGAGGGTCTTGGAGTAGGCGGAGAAGCCGGCGACGATGATCTTCGGCTGGTGCTCCACGGCCAGGCGCTCGACCTCGTCGTAGTCGATCAGCCCGGTGGCAGTGTCCAGGCCGTACTGCACGGCGTTGTACAGCTTGCCCGAGGACGACACCTTGGCGCCGTGGGTCAGGTGGCCGCCGTGAGCCAGGCTCATGCCGAGGATGGTGTCGCCGGCATTGAGCAGCGCCAGGTACACGGCGCTGTTGGCCGAGGAACCGGAGTGCGGCTGGACGTTGGCGTAATCGGCGCCGAACAGCGCCTTGGCGCGGTCGATGGCCAGTTGCTCGACCTTGTCGACGTACTCGCAACCGCCGTAGTAGCGCTTGCCCGGATAACCTTCGGCGTACTTGTTGGTCAGGCCGCTGCCCTGCGCTTCCATCACCCGCTGGCTGCAGTAGTTCTCCGAGGCGATCAGCTCGATGTGCTCTTCCTGACGGCGTTCTTCCTGATCGATCGCCGCGAGCAACTCGTCGTCGTAACCCTGAATCTGATCCTGCTTGCTGAACATCTCGACTCTCCTGCAGCGCCTATGGGCGGCGGTCTTGGACGGGCGGGCCAGCAAGGCCCTGTGCAGCGATGGTAGGGCCGCCCCTGCCCCCTCAAATGCCTGCCAACGCCGCGAGAGCATTCGTTTGCGACATGGCCTTGTCGCAATCAGGCGCGTCGCGGGTGCACCCCTGGTTTGCACACAAATCACGGGGATCAAGCTGTGGATAAACCGTGCATACCGCGCGTCGCCCCAGCAGTTGCAAGGGTTTCCTGGCAGCGGTCATTTCCTGATCGATATCAAGCAGTTAACAATCCAGACCATGCACAGAAGCGGTGGACTAGCCTGTGGAAAAGCTGTCAGCAGATGGCTGCCGGCCTTGCCAGCGCTGCCCATCAGGGCGCTGTTCGATATCCATACACGCACGCAGACTCCCTGGCTTATCCACCAGCGACATGAACGAGAGTCAGGGATCGGTTGGGGATATGCACAGAAGATGTGGATGAAACTGTGCATAGGCTGTTCGACGAGGGCGCGCGCCCAGAGCTGCCGCGGCCTGCCTGGATACGGCTAAAAATCGAACAGGATCAAAGAGATAGATCAGGCTTGTGCACAAATACTGTGGGCGGCGCTGTGCATGGCCTGTGGAAACCTGGCGCCAGGCCAGAGCCCATGGGGCTCCGGCGCCAGCGCCTGCTATTTGCTCAACGACGCCTTACGGCTTGAGCTTGCCAGCACAGCTGCTGGAGGCATTCACCAGACGCTGCTGCATGGCAGGGTCAGGTGGGGACTGGCGGCTGATTTCCTGCAATTCAGCTTCACTGAATTCCTGGCTGACCTTGGTCGCAGCGCAGTCGCAATAAGCGCGCAATTGTGGCTCCTCGTAGCCTGCCGGTGCGCCAGCGATGCACTGCTGAACGAACTCGGTCTTGGCATTATCCGACCACTCGGCGGCGGAAACGGGCAGCGCCACGGCCAGCGGCAGGGCAAGGGCGAGCAGGTGACGATAAGTCATGGGAAACTCCTTCTCTTGATTGCGGAGAGCGGATCGACTGCCGCCCTCTGGTAAGTGTGAACCCCGCTGCAAGCCCCAAGTTCCATCTGCGAGCCGAACGGTTGGCCACGAACCGACCCGGCAGTACGCTTCAGCGCAACAACTCGTCGCCGCGACGGACGCCTGACCGCCAGTCGCAGGTTAAAGTGAGCGCTTTGTCGGCAGACCCGCCGGCAGGTTTTTCAGAAGGAACGCGCCAATGCCCGACAATGCCCAGCAATTCGCCAGCGACAACTACTCCGGCATCTGTCCCGAAGCCTGGGCCGCCATGGCCGAGGCCAACCAGGGCCACCAGCGCGCCTATGGCGATGACGAATGGACGGCGCGCGCCGCCGACCACTTCCGCCGCCTGTTCGAAACCGATTGCGAGGTGTTCTTCGCCTTCAACGGCACCGCCGCCAACTCCCTGGCCCTAGCCTCGCTGTGCCAGAGCTACCACAGCGTGATCTGCTCGGAGACCGCCCACGTCGAGACCGACGAGTGCGGCGCGCCGGAGTTCTTTTCCAACGGCTCCAAACTGCTGCTGGCCAAGACCGAGAATGGCAAGCTGACCCCGCAGGCGATCCGCGAAATCGCCCTCAAGCGTCAGGACATCCACTATCCGAAACCGCGCGTGGTCACCCTCACCCAGGCCACCGAAGTCGGAACCGTGTACCGCCCGGAAGAAGTCCGCGCCATCAGCCAGACCTGCAAGGAGCTGAATCTCAACCTGCACATGGACGGCGCGCGCTTCTCCAACGCCTGCGCCTTTCTTGGCTGCAGCCCGGCGGAGCTGACCTGGAAGGCTGGCGTGGACGTGCTGTGCTTCGGCGGCACCAAGAACGGCATGGCGGTAGGTGAAGCCATCGTCTTCTTCAACAAGGATCTGGCCGAAGACTTCGACTATCGCTGCAAGCAGGCCGGCCAGTTGGCCTCGAAGATGCGCTACCTGTCCGCGCCCTGGGTCGGCATCCTGCAGGATGATGCCTGGCTCAAATATGCCAACCACGCCAACCGCTGCGCGCAGCTCCTGGCCACACTGGTCGAGGACGTGCCCGGTGTCAGCCTGATGTTCCCGGTGGAGGCCAACGGCGTGTTCCTGCAACTGTCGGAGCCGGCCATCGCCGCCCTCACCGCGCGCGGCTGGCGCTTCTACACCTTCATCGGCGCCGGCGGCGCGCGTTTCATGTGCAGCTGGGATACCGACGAAGCCCGCGTGCGCCAGCTGGCCGCGGATATCCGTGAAGTGATGAGCGCCTGAAACGCCATAAGTCCCACGAGTGGGGCTTATGGCTAAGTAGCCCGGATGCAATCCGGGGAGGTCAATCAATCGCCCCGGATTTCATCCGGGCTACAAATCTTCATGGCGATCAATAGTCGATCGCCACATCCCCTTTCGGCACACTGCAGCATGACAGGATGTAGCCCTCGGCGACGTCCTCGTCGGTGATCCCGCCGTTGTGCTCCATCTCCACTTCGCCCGCTGTCTTCATTACCTTGCAGGTGCCGCAGATGCCCATGCCACAGGCCTTGGGAATATGCAGGCCGAGTTTGGCGGCGGCGGCGTGCACGGTTTCGCCGGGCACCACACGAATGCTCTTGCCAGTGCTGGTGAACTCTACCTGGTGCAGGTCGGCCAGCGGCACATCCGGCGCATCGGCCGCCTCGGCAGCCAGCTCCTTGACCTCGGCGCGAATCTCCGGCGGCGTCGGGCCGAAGGCCTCCTCGTGGTAGCGATTCATGTCGTAGCCAGCCACCTCGAGCAGGCGCTTGATGGCGCTCATGTAAGGTGTGGGGCCGCAGCAGAAGATCTCGCGATCAAGATAATCCGGAGCGATGAGCTCCAGCATCGGCTTGTTCAGGTAACCACGATAACCCGCCCAGGCTTCACCCAGACCGTGCTTCTCGCAGATAACGTGCAGGCTGAAGTTATTGATACGCGCCGCCATGTGCTCCAGCTCGCGCTGGTAGATGATGTCCTTCGGCGAACGAGCGCTGTGCACGAAGACCATGTCGACATTGGCGTTGGTGTCGTAGAACCAGCGCACCATCGACATCACCGGCGTGATGCCGACACCACCGGAAAGAAACAGCGCCTTGTCGGTGGGGAAATCGATGGCATTGAACAGGCCGACCGGCCCATGCACTGGCACCTCGTCGCCTTCCTTGAGGTTGTCGTGCAGCCAGTTCGAGACCTTGCCGCCCGGCACCCGCTTGATGGTGATGGAGAAGCTGTAAGGCACCGAAGGCGAACTGGAGATGGTGTAGGAACGCATGATCGGCTGGCCGTCGATCTCCAGCTCCAGGGTGACGAACTGCCCGGGCTTGAAGAAGAACAGCACCGGCTGATCAGCCATGAAGCAGAAGGTGCGCACATCCCAGGTTTCCTGGATCACCTTGACGCAACGCACCAGATGGCGACCGTTGGTCCAGGTCTGCGTCGTAACCGGATTAAGGAAGGCGTT
This region includes:
- a CDS encoding sarcosine oxidase subunit alpha; amino-acid sequence: MSQVNRLAKGGRIDRSQALSFTFNGQTYQGFAGDSLAAALLANGVDIVGRSFKYSRPRGIVAAGSEEPNAVLQIGSTEAAQIPNVRATQQALYSGLVANSTNGWPSVNTDLMGILGKVGGGMMPPGFYYKTFMYPQNLWMTYEKYIRKAAGLGRSPTEVDPDIYDQLNQHCDVLIVGAGPAGLAAALAAGRSGARVILADEQEEFGGSLLDTRETLDGKPAADWVAQAIAELQKMPEVTLLPRATVNGYHDHNFLTIHQRLTDHLGETAPMGQARQRMHRVRAKRVVLASGAHERPLVYANNDVPGNMLAGAVSTYVRRYGVAPGQELVLSTNNDYAYRVVLDWLDAGRKVVAVADARSNPRGSWVEEARARGVRILTGSAVVEARGSKRVTGARICAIDAKAHKVTSPGEVLDCDLIVSSGGYSPVVHLASHLGGRPEWREDILGFVPGPGNGIQQRIDAGAVNGVFALGDVLANGFEAGAKAAADTGYKAVSGSLPQAEVRQEEPMLALFQVPHDKSTARAPKQFVDLQNDVTAAGIELATREGFESVEHVKRYTALGFGTDQGKLGNINGLAIAARSMGISIVQMGTTMFRPNYTPVTFGAVAGRHCGELFDAKRYTAMQAWHVKNGAEFEDVGQWKRPWYFPKNGEDLHAAVARECLAVRNSVGILDASTLGKIDIQGPDAREFLNRVYTNAWTKLDVGKARYGLMCKEDGMVFDDGVTACLADNHFVMTTTTGGAARVMEWLEIYHQTEWPELKVYFTSVTDHWATMTLSGPNSRKLLAKVTDIDLDKDAFPFMSWKEGLVGGVPARVFRISFTGELSYEVNVQADYALGVWEQIIEAGKEFDLTPYGTETMHVLRAEKGFIIVGQDTDASVTPDDLNMGWCVGRTKPFSWIGKRGMNRDDCLREDRKQLVGLKPVNPNQVLPEGAQLVFDPKQSIPMQMVGHVTSSYMSAAMGYSFAMAVVKGGLKRMGERVFAPLADGSLIEAEICSSVFYDPKGDRQNV
- a CDS encoding sarcosine oxidase subunit beta family protein, which translates into the protein MQRYSGFGLFKHSFSHHENWQRMWRNPTPKPVYDVVIVGGGGHGLATAYYLAKEFGVKNVAVVEKGWLGGGNTARNTTIVRSNYLWDESAQLYEHAMKLWEGLSQDINYNVMFSQRGVYNLCHTLQDMRDAERRVSANRLNGVDGELLDAKQVAEEIPYLDCSKNTRYPVMGSTVQRRGGVARHDAVAWGYARAADALGVDLIQNTEVTGFRKQNGAVIGVETNKGFIGARRVGVVTAGNSGHIAGLAGFRLPLESHPLQALVSEPIKPIIDSVIMSNAVHGYISQSDKGDLVIGAGIDGYNGYGQRGSYHTIEHTLQAIVEMFPVLSRVRMNRQWGGIVDTSPDACPIISKTPVDNLFFNCGWGTGGFKATPGSGHVFAASLAKGEMHPLAKPFSIDRFHTGALIDEHGAAAVAH
- the glyA gene encoding serine hydroxymethyltransferase, yielding MFSKQDQIQGYDDELLAAIDQEERRQEEHIELIASENYCSQRVMEAQGSGLTNKYAEGYPGKRYYGGCEYVDKVEQLAIDRAKALFGADYANVQPHSGSSANSAVYLALLNAGDTILGMSLAHGGHLTHGAKVSSSGKLYNAVQYGLDTATGLIDYDEVERLAVEHQPKIIVAGFSAYSKTLDFPRFRAIADKVGALLFVDMAHVAGLVAAGLYPNPIPFADVVTTTTHKTLRGPRGGLILAKANEEIEKKLNSAVFPGAQGGPLMHVIAAKAVCFKEAMEPEFKAYQQQVIDNAQAMAKVFIERGYEVVSGGTDNHLFLLSLIKQGLTGKEADAALGRAGITVNKNAVPNDPQSPFVTSGIRIGTPAVTTRGFKVAQCQALAGWICDILDHLGDADVEAQVAKLVAGLCADYPVYR
- a CDS encoding low specificity L-threonine aldolase; translation: MPDNAQQFASDNYSGICPEAWAAMAEANQGHQRAYGDDEWTARAADHFRRLFETDCEVFFAFNGTAANSLALASLCQSYHSVICSETAHVETDECGAPEFFSNGSKLLLAKTENGKLTPQAIREIALKRQDIHYPKPRVVTLTQATEVGTVYRPEEVRAISQTCKELNLNLHMDGARFSNACAFLGCSPAELTWKAGVDVLCFGGTKNGMAVGEAIVFFNKDLAEDFDYRCKQAGQLASKMRYLSAPWVGILQDDAWLKYANHANRCAQLLATLVEDVPGVSLMFPVEANGVFLQLSEPAIAALTARGWRFYTFIGAGGARFMCSWDTDEARVRQLAADIREVMSA
- a CDS encoding sarcosine oxidase subunit delta, producing the protein MLHIFCPYCGELRSEEEFHAKGQAHIARPLDPDACSDAEWGEYMFFRDNPRGIHHELWVHAAGCRKYFNVTRHTVTYEILETYKVGEKPSVTAAGAPDKQVVAEGVTA
- the gbcB gene encoding glycine-betaine demethylase subunit GbcB, with the protein product MTTNAFLNPVTTQTWTNGRHLVRCVKVIQETWDVRTFCFMADQPVLFFFKPGQFVTLELEIDGQPIMRSYTISSSPSVPYSFSITIKRVPGGKVSNWLHDNLKEGDEVPVHGPVGLFNAIDFPTDKALFLSGGVGITPVMSMVRWFYDTNANVDMVFVHSARSPKDIIYQRELEHMAARINNFSLHVICEKHGLGEAWAGYRGYLNKPMLELIAPDYLDREIFCCGPTPYMSAIKRLLEVAGYDMNRYHEEAFGPTPPEIRAEVKELAAEAADAPDVPLADLHQVEFTSTGKSIRVVPGETVHAAAAKLGLHIPKACGMGICGTCKVMKTAGEVEMEHNGGITDEDVAEGYILSCCSVPKGDVAIDY